The nucleotide sequence aagagaTGATACacagaaagaattcaaagaagaaatatacaGAATGAAGTTATATTTAATGCCCccaacaatgcaaatggaaaaaacaaaaacacctcccacaaaagaaaGAAGCTAAACTctgtaattataatgacaaaatatgacaaaatagaagaagagatgagaaaatatgtCTCCCTTCTTAGCAGTGTGGAAGATTGCATATACTGTCACTCGGTTGATATGtcagttagttttgctgaactgctttccttcccttttttaattcttttttataagggATGGCCCACTAAGTAGGAAAAGGggcaaagaaatatattaaaaaatgaagatgtaaaaacaaaatatatcaacaaaaaatatttttaaagtaagatTGGCAAACTATATAACAAGGTAatacaatacaaatatataacatCAAGTCATTCCCTCATAGATAAGtgatcaaatgatataaagtttttgaagaaatgtaaactatatgaaaaaaaatgctctatatcACTATTAAGAGAAATGCCAAATAAACTCTATGGGTTCACCTCTGTCACACCTTAAGTTCTAGCCAACCTATAATAAAATCACTGAGGCAGAAATCtgaaccaataaacatttattaaagggaTTTGGCCTCCTTTAATGAATGGGACCTTGGATCATTCTTATGATCTGAGATGCTCCCTTGCTTCCCAGCACAGATTTTATAACCTTCAGGTCCCAGACAGTTCAGATGATGtactacaaaaatacaaattcttaCTGGTGGAACCACAGTCACATCTATGGTTTTGAGACAATGGGCAAGCAGATCTCTACCAAAGCCCTAGCAATGGGAAGAAGTTGGACAATCCAGTGAGCAGAATGCCATCCAATGTTAGGCAATCAAAGGGAATGACGAAGGGTTCCCACAATAACTTGGAGACTTTCCATGAGTGGTCATAAGAGGGGCAAGATAAGGATCATCTCCACTCACAGGAAGGGCAGAATGTACTCTCATCACTGATTAAGGGGTCACAAGATGGGCAATGGAATGTTCAAGTTGGGTGAGGGAAAAATGTCAGAGGATGGAGGTCTGGAGATCCAGATGATCCCCTTTACTCATGTTGGCATTACTCATTAGGCCACACGAGTGCAGGTCCTCTAGTTGGACATTTCTGGGGTTCAGCAAGTGCACACATGACTCTTAGTATACAGTCTTAAATCTTCTTCTCATGGCCTTAAGTCTCATATAAGAAAGAATCCCTTTAATCTGAAGTGAGTATAATATAGATCAATATCTATATGATTGGTcttgattatatatcaatatgGGTATGCCAAGCAATTAACTTATATAATCACACTAAACAGTAATATTGACCAGAAATAAGCTAAATTATGGATAGATAATGGGTcagtaaattaattatttttcatacctCACATCAAGAaagttggcaaagatgataaaatgtGGAAATGGTCAACACTGTAGAGGCTATGGAAAGGCAATTGCACAAATACACTGCTGGAAGAGCTGTAAGTTAGTCCAATATTTCTGGAAACAATTTGGAGCTATATGAGAAAAGTGATCAAATTATTGATACTCTGACTCATTAATACCAATGCTGGACATATATATCTCAAGGATGTCAAAgtcaaaaatatttgcaaaagtaCTTCTTGTAGTAATGAACAACTAGAGAcagagggaatgtccatcaactggggaatgagtAATTAGTATAtcagtgtaatggaatattgtagTGCCagatgaaagaaaagataaaaagtattCAAAGAATATGGGTAAGACATAATACCcaaagaatatgtgtgtgtgtgtgtgtgtgtgtgtgtgtgtacataataCCCCAAAGAAGTAAtgcagaagaaagaagaatagacACAATAATACATCCGAAATGAGTATTGCAAGAACTATTCTTGATTCTAgagaattttttattaaatatatttccctctcttcagTAAAAAGGTGGACTAAAGGTGCAAAACAGCATATATGTTGTCAGATATGGTTaatgtgctgattttttttaaaacccttatcttctgtctcagaatcaatactgtgttttggttccaaggcagaagagcagtaagagctaggcaatgggggttaagggagctaagtgacttgaccagagtcacacagctaggaagtgtctgaggccagatttaaaccgaAAACCTCCTGGCTGATAtctgataacttttttttaaattataagagTTGGTTCTATAGgggaaagaatattggaaagtGATGATAATGTAAAccaaccaaaatccccaaaacattttaaaaataaaagtactgGTGACTAGATTTCAAAatctaataaattaatattaaaatttaagacTTAACAATTCTGAATAGGTATAAATTAAGACTACTTCTGGAAAATCAAGAATACTTATACATGTGGAAATGTTTATTTCAATTACTATTTATCTTCCAAATGAAAAAAGGTTTTGATTAACAGTTATTGCTTCCtttgatatttatattattttcaggGACTTAAAGACAAGTTTTAGCTatgtttctaaaataaaataaacttgcaTTTTTTATCAAGGTGTTTAAAACAAACAAGTACACtgacatttattatgtattacatgtacacattaaaaaaatgtatttcactAATATCCCACTTACATAGAAGGCCTCCTCCAACTGCTTGAATCACAGTTAAAATTGGAAAGAAGTAAAGAGCTgcataaatacttttaaatcGATCAGACTTCCCTAAGCCACAGGCAATCTTCTTTACCAGAAGTGGTCGGAGCAGCATCATTAATACCAAGCAGAAGGCATAATAGATAAATACAATGGTATAtctataagataaaatttaaatcaataaaatttttagagaaaagataggtaggtgcataataaatatgaaataaaatctaCGAAGTAAAATTTCAAGTGAAAactattagtttaaaaaatttcacAGATATTTTCAAATCAAAAAGTCTAAAAAAGTTTAGAATATACATTAAAAGTTCAATATTTGATGCGAGGATCATGTTTCCAGATCTTCTGTAAAGGCTGTACAGAGTCTCCTAGATTGGATAAAAGGCTGGTTTATATGATCTTATATAAGATTTTAGCTAATCTTGTATAAGGATTATAGGTAAGTAATATGTTTGTCTGATTAAAAGAACCAGAGGGTCACTTACTTCTACTTGATCTGTATCTTGGTAAAGCTCTACAGATGATGCTTCCCTTATGTTTACCATACGCTTATTTGCAAGTTCTAAGACAAGCCTTTCAACACTGGATAAGTTTTATAAGTTTAAAAGACTGATTTTCATGTGTAGTTTATAAAATTGATCTTGAAATCTTAGTAACATTTTGTATTTCTACACAATCCTCAATTTATTGGGTCTTCCAAAATTTCAGGGTCAAAAAAGTCCTTTAAGgcttaaataaaaatgaatctgaATACTTGCAGTTTTAATAGCTTATTAAATTACTTAGTGGATAATAACTGCATGAAGCTATCAGAAATTGTTCTATCACTAATAACCACCTAACAAATTCTTCTAAATTTCAGGACCCAGTAGTAGGAAGATCCTAAAACATTTCTTTGGGTTATTTggattttgttatatatatatatgtaatctgtATGGCTATACTTAACACCTTTAAAGGGTCATGTGATTTatcttcattatatttatattttatttattaccaCTTACACTTTTCATCTCTATTTCCCCCAAATCCATTTCAGGCTggatttatttcttttagtatgaaatAAAAACCTAAACTTACTATAATTCCTAGAACCCATAGACCAGGTTAGCCTATTTTCTTCACCAAGTAAAACATAACATCCATTATGAACTTCAAATCCATATTACCAAAATATTGTCATACAAGTTCTATATTTTAAAGaagtattttaatgaaaattaaacatttattatatcataGGACcatatatttagagttggaaggacatTTAAAACAAATCTTCTCCTAATCAATCTTTAACTTTCATAGTTGTTTATGATCTTTGAATAGGGACTTTGATATTTGTGGTAACTTCAGTGCTTAGTACAGCACCTGACACATGGtcagcatttagtaaatgtttctgCTTGACTGATTTTAACTAGACCTAATCACTTACCTTCTACTCAAAAATTGTCAAGTGATTCCCCAATGTCTACCCATTATAGTTCACATTTCAAAGGTAGGCATTCAAGACTCTTCAGAATAGTTACCagcctacctttctagccttttcTCCTATTTGCCTTTATATGGTCCCCATTCAAATCAAACTGAACTAGTTGCTCTCTCCTAAACATAACCTGTGTTTTTCTGCCTCTAGGATTTTGCTCCCATGAATGTCTCTGTTCTTTTGTTCTCCTGTTGAAATCCTGTTGTTCCCAACTCTAAGAATTCATGAAACCCTTCAGATAATGTCTACAAAGTAAAGCATTTTCCTCCCAGAACTTGCATGAAATGCTTTGTTTGTACCTTTTggatacatttttatattattttacacTGTAATAATGTTTGTGTCATATTGTCCTCCTACAATATAAACTACAGGTAAGTAGGAATTGAAAGTTATCTGAAATTTTCTTCTCTGGCATCTAGACTAGTGTTCTATATATGTGGttggggtttaataaatgttaaagtgAAATGAAATAACTGAATCAGGAAAACCTCTATACTTACAGTGGGTAGACAGCTTCATGAGTACAGTGTATTGTGGTAATATAATCAGGACTTGGGTTGTAGAGCATCGTGTACCAGTCAGAAAGCATTAATACTCTACAAGAACGAATCTGCAGAACACCAACTGGATCACTCACAAGTAAGGTAACAATAGCTGCAACACTGCATTCAAATAAGGCAGTTACATGTTGAAATAATGCACTGGaactaaagggagaaaaaaaaatagcaagaaatTTATAAAGCTATGTGTAGCATTTATAGAATCTGATTTCCAGAAACCTTTatatcaaagaaaattttatacAACAGAAGATGCACATGTGAAATTTgggaagaattttaaaacaatttactaAAAAAAGAGATATTCTTCCCAGACTTGATACTAGTAAATGGCAcaatttaaataaacatttacattGAAATTACCTTTATACCTTTAACAGGATAAGActctcatcattaaaaaaaatttttaatgcgAGTTTCTagtccatattttaaaatataattcattgtAGAACAACTCATTTCAAGCTTAGTTAAATGGATTCAAAATTCACTGAACTAAAAGAACTAGAGTATTAAATAATGACTTTATATTAACTGTGAGAGAAATATGTTCTGTTCTGaccctattaaatattttttatcaatgTCTTGGATCAAATTTACAGATAACACAAAGCCGAGTGAGCAAGGTGTTAGATGGCAGAACTAAAAAGATCTTAATGGGCTGAAACAAATCAAATCTACTAcataaaatttaatagggatgATTATAAAGTCCTGCACTGGTGATTCACAATACACTGAATCAACAATGTGAAATAGCTGCCCAAAAAAGCAAATgcaattttaaatgaataaaagcgTGGTACCCAGAATGAAGGAGGTACCTTATTATATCCTTGTCAGATAACACCTGAAATAATATATCCAAAACTGATTCATATATTGACAAGTGGGGAggtgtccaaaaaaaaaaaaagaagtaattagtATAAGGGGACTCAGAACTATGTCACATGAGGATTATTTAGATTAATTAGGAATGTAAGGcctggaaaacaaaatatttggagAAGATAAAGATAGGAATATTATCTTCAGTTGTCTGAGGGGTATCAAGAAGATTCATAACTATTCTTCTTGATATCAAAGgggaaaatcaaaggaaagttGTGCAAAAGTGCTTCAagaacggggcagctgggtagctcagtggattgagagccaggcctagagacaggaggtcctaggttcaaatccggcctcagacacttcccagctgtgtgaccctgggcaagtcacttgacccccattgcctacccttaccaatcttccacctataagtcaatacacagaagttaaagggtttaaaaataaaaacaacaacaacaacaaaaagtgcCTCAAGAAGTAGTAATTTCACCAATACTACAGATGGATGAGCAAATGAGATGACCACCTATTAAGGATGTCATAAAATGGGTTTACATTAGACTCGACAACCTCTAATGTCCTtcttgtataattagaatttgctatccagggactctctctcccagcatcccatttatgtATGTTACATAACTAacgtagggaagatataagttttgtgtagctccgccctctctggctctgctcctggCAACATGGCTGTGGCAgctgggtgagtgccaggcaggagaattttactaatgtggctttactcaggcttttacttttgttcttgtatttcttctacctcaagtgattactaataaatcttataaaatacttggagttattggatattaatttaaattttacattccAAACTTGAAGATTCTATGATAAGGATGCTGCTTCAATACTTTTGGAATCTGTACTTTTTAACATTATAATTTTCAATGATTCAAACAACAACTCCTGTATGAAAACAACTTTCAGGTTATAGTGGGTGGTATCAATAGTGGGTGCTGTccgaatgatgatgatgatgatgagctCTTAGTTAGGCTACTCCTCAGACAATATAGAATCCATTTCCAGTTCTATCCTCTTAAGAATTTTGAGGTTAACAGAGCCTGCCAGGGTTTATGTTCAATATGGAAACAATTTCAGTGGAAAATAAAGATGatagcattgaataaataaactaaaaaaaaatttttttatcatcttaAACTTCCTTTTTGCCAACTAGTGCTACTCATATTTTTAGATACAAAATTGTAACTTCCAATAGTGGTCAAGTATGTGCTGCAACATAAAAgcagagggattttttttcccacaaaaAGGTTCAAAAAGTGATCCTTTCATTATTTATATGATAAATATCAACATGACaactacaaaatatatacaacatgttgtaaaagggaattctttgttctttttgagttcatacttgtgaaaagggaatcctttgttctctctgcttagttaacacttttgttggcaataactttgaatcaatacaagcttgaactaggtgggagaagcttgaaagtCAAtaagttcacaccttacttgatgctaggtgagaacaagccagaaacttaaagagttcacacactcaggaaggtgtgattccaaaggtgagaactcagacaatttggaagctgtgattggcccttgtgaaaaggggcagggacaggaaaccaccataaaagccataaaAATCCCTGAGTAGGGTAGGCTGGTGAAAgaatctggtgaaggaggctagtacaGAGTGaattccaagaagagagtcactccaagaaggagagagtaagcTCCAAGAAGAGtcattccaagaaggaagttggcttcaaaaagaaggttggctcaaagaagaaagcaggcctcaggagtcactttCAGTTCCAGTCactgtcttgggtgagtggatagctggttttcccttcctgtcttctggagatagtttaattctgattgaagttAATAAGTCCTGGCtaagccaagcactggaacaatatttagttagataggttaatgtcttttgtatttctctactttcacctcatttataaataaaagatttataattttcatatatgtagccaaaccattaattttaacacttacaatgTATAAGTTCATTTATGGGAGAACATGGATAAGAAGGTATGGCTAAGGTGTCATCAGCATGTAGCAATATAGAGCATACCAAAATCAATAAGATCAAAAATCCATagatataacatttattttacaaaaacttaagaaaatattttctttttaatagagtCATGCTTAAAAGGCCAAGATGGAATGAGGAATTTTTAAATGCACATaaaattgttaagattaaaattctctggaggatgttccttaatttataattatttatcaaataataaaaagtgggccaaaaaaaaagaaggaatcagTCACATGTAGCCAACTGTTTTCCCTTCCACGAGCTGGCCCAAAGCACAGGTATTCACTCTGATTACCAAGGAAAATAGTCCCTACTTCCACCCAGTACAACAAGCTTTGTTTCTACTCTTATtcagaaaaggggtgggggaagaagcatATTGTTGCTTCAATcttaagattaaaattttttcccctttaaaatccaaagattgTCTTCAAGTATCAAAAAAAAAGGGGTAtaggctagtgttaaatttccaCAAGGTTTTTTTCTATATACTACACTGTTCAATCTTCTACATTTTAAAGTCCTGCAATCACCAGCACCACAAAACAGTAAATGTACCcctagaaaaacattttaaataaagctCATTTCCTCCATTAAATTAATCTGTTTTATAGATATCTTAATTTCCgatttttcttgaatttatagTGGTTTCAAATAGTGACATCTCTAccaaaaaaatctagaaatattctattcaataaagatttataaaGGCCTTCCACATCACATCTAAGAAAGTAAGCCAGTGTACCAGATACCGTTGatacaaaagcagaaaaaaaaattcctaaataaaTTTGAGAAGGGGAGAAAGCATAACTAAAATTGGTAAATGTTTCTAGCAGGAAACTTGAGCCTGCTAACAAGTAGAGATGAAGTGGAGCTACATTTCAAGTATGGGAGACAGCTTGTGCTAACGCATGTAGGCAGGAGGAATTGGATTGCTAGTAAGGTTATTGAATAGCAAGTAGGCTAATTTTGCTGATATACAGAGGACTTGAAGGAAAGTAAAGTGAAATAAGTCCAAAAGGATAAACTAGAGCCAAATTAAAAATGCCATGCCAAGGTGTTTGTATTTTAACTAGAATGAAGTTAAAGATTCTAAAAAGCAGAGTTACGGTTAGCACACATACCAGGAATGGAAAAGAGCTTATAAAGGAAGGAGGCAGGAGATGGGCCTCCCATCTtacccctcttcctctttttcagcTGGTCTCTTGCCTCTACACAAGTTAACCCCAACCCAACAATGCATGCCCACCTAATTTCTTACCACTATTTCCACGTTCTCGATCTCCTTAATTGTTagtgttttttcccttctttcagtgGGAAGAGGGAGCtactgaaaatatatacaaatatatatataatgtatatataaatatatacaaaaaatacaagGGAATCAGGTCCATTTGGTCAGCTCTTAGACTTGTGCTTTACAAGATTTTTTTTGGTCAGCTTTAACACATTGTAGAGGAGGGCAGAATAGAAGCAAGGAACTCAATgagaaggctattacaatagttaAGGAGTATAATTCAATCAAGACAAAGTTTAAAAACCACTGAACTGCACAATGGGAATGGTGGCATGGTTTAGTGTAAAGCATGCTGGACTTAAGAGTTGGGAggtccctgagttcaaattctcccttaTTTCAGACCTGGCAATTAACCTCTCTGCCTcacatttctcatctgtaaaatgaggataattataccTTAGGGAACCTCATCCTTACaatgagaatgaaataatatacacaaaatgttttccaaaccttaaagttctacaTAAATGTATGCTTCATATTTGTATTACTATAAACAAAtactaattatttaaaattaccaTTCcagtaaattaaaatatttgccaGTCATGTGATTATAAGCATTAAGTCCAAGCAAGTTCTGTACTATAATGAGATACTACATATGGCCATAAAAACTATCTCCTTTAATACCctcaaaagtaaaacaaaaaatgttattaaaaattaatCCAGCTTTGGATggctataactatcaataattactAAATTATATTGGTACTTATAATTTGAAGATAAATAAcaaaagatatttcatttgaatGCTATAAGATCTTCTAGAACAggaatttttaacctttattttatcATGGACCCCTTGAGTTCTCAGGTAAAGCAATATGGCTCTCTTCAGAATAATGCATAAAGTACATAAGATTACAAGGAAACCAACAATATTGAAATAGTCAACATTTTTTAAGGCAAATTTCATGGATGCCAGATTCAGAATCCCTGTCCTGGAAGATCCTTTTCCCATCcagataatttttattgataaggaGTATTAGCTAACCTCTTTTTGCCTGAGTACCACTCAATGAAGAACCAATGGAGAACAAGAGGAAGCAGGGCCATAAATCCGAGGTAGAGCCAGTCATAAAGTTCTGGAGACTCTGTACATGGCTGACAATATTTCTGAGTATTCGTTCTCTGTCCTCTTGGGCAcacctgaaaaaaataaaaactttttatttatagaattattttgggaatattacaaaagcataaaaatattactttatttcaGGCTAAACATTTAATTATTCTGCAGCCTTCAGAAACTTAGAAAAGACATTCTTAAGCATAAATGTGCTTCCTTCATGGAACCTGAATAGGATTTTTCATaactaaattattaaatattttataatgaatgGACTCCATTTGGTAAGGTAGTTGACAAACAATGGAAAACCTACTTATTCACTTTACTAAAATAGGGGTAATCTGAAGGCATAATGCTAATAATatgacaaataattaaataattggaaatgacTATAAAAGATGATTTAATATGTGCTTAGTAAATATAACTCTGCCACAAAGAAATGCACCATTCTGCAGATAACCAATATAAAGTACGGATTTTTATATCAATTAACTTCTAATAATAGTGGAAACTTTTAAGTAAggtagaaaaacaaaattctacttttgaaaagattttaaaagcaatgaaaagCAAAAACTTACCCCACATTCTCCATATATTTCGGTTGaaccatttttatatattagtgTCTTTCCACAATAAAGTCCAAGGCATGCTGGTTGAATatcaatagctttttaaaaacaaatgccaAAACAGTAACCTATTATTAAACATACTAATGAAATAATAACAGTGAAGCATTTTGGTGCAAATATTAGAATATATTTCAATGTCCCCTCACTATATCACTATTTCCTTTAGTTGAATGCAAACTATACAGGCATAGAATGTCTTCTAGACAGCTTTGGTGGTGATGAATGTGTAGAACAAAGTCAGTACTCCTGGTAACACCTTGTCAGCCACCCTTTTAAGTGTACCTGCTTCAGAAGTCAAAGGATTctgacaaaatatatatatattagatatatatgtgtgtgtgtatatatatatacataacacacacacatatgtaaagagctttacaaaaCTTTAAAGCATATGTAAATGTtgttcatgtctgactcttcatgacctcatctgtggttgtcttggcaaagatactagagaggtttgacatttccttccccagttcattatacagatgaggaactgaggcaaacaggattaagtgacttgttcacagtCTTACAGAAAGTAAGTAACTGAGCCTAGATTTGAGTTCTGTGTTCATGACTATTGGCTGCCCACTACGCTTACAGTCAGAGGCCATAAGGACCATGACATAGATCTTTCAATCTTATTTCtatgcaatttaaaaattttagatgaGATATTCCTGTCTGAATATAGCCTTCTTTTAGGACAACTGAGCTATGTaactattaagtatttaataatgcACATAGTACAATaatatcttttcccctttctctaccACATAGCACAGATTCTACCATCTTAAATGCACTATGTGTCCTGATTTGCCAACCTCTTCTACTGTGCCCTCTAGAAATCCCAAACCATATTAAACTTactcctttttttaaagaggaaagagaagataaaagaaaaggcgGATTAGAGGCAGAGGATCGAAGTAAAACAAGACTTTTGTAGagagaggataaaaagagaagaaaatgggatgaagggaaatacacagtaatcataaatgtgaatgaGATAAGTTCATCCCATAAGACCAAAACAGaaagcagaatagattaaaaaccagaatccaaaaatatgttgtttacaagcaACACACTTGGAAGACACACACAGAGCTAAAgaactggagcagaatctatcaTGCTTCagctgaactaaaaaaaaaaaaaaaaccaaacaggagTAGTTCATGATctgagacaaagcaaaagcaaaaatagaactaattaaacGGGATGATCAGCCTTTTCTCAACCTCATCCCTACTGACCTTTATTTACATTATAGGCTACCTTCTTTGACGGGATACTTTCccctctaggttttcaggacactgCTCTCTGTTCTCCTTCTACCTGTAtgaccactcctcagtctcctttgctgtatCTTCTAGGAGGTCATGCCTACTTATATGTGTGTCCTACAAGAATCTTTCCATAACCCTCATCTCTTTACTATCTTTGATTAGTGATCTGATCAGTTCCCAAATATTATCTCCAtgtagatgattcccagatctacaCATCTAATCCTTATCTCCTTCCTGAATTCCAGGTTCATATCACTTCATTACTGGAAATCTCAAGCTGGACACttcatagacatctcaaactccacAGTCCAAAACAGAACTAACTCATTTCCCAATTCAACCCATATTAAAGAGGATTTTAGGTACCTATTCTGTGATCTATAAAGTCTGtgatttgcatgctgtctccccatAAGAATAGGGCACAGGTGGTGTTTTTGTATCCCAGGGCTTAGCCCATAGCCTGGCATATACTAACTGctaaataaatccttgttgaatgACAACACTGgcttcattttgtattttaaaaaacagtttcctttattgtatttttatcatCATATTCTACAGCTGAGTAATGAAATGAATGtggtgttggacctggagtcaggaagcattCAAATTGTCTAAGTCTCAGggttccttgtctgtaaaatgaggataataaacaGCACCTACTTTATATGGttcttgtgaggattaaatgagatagaaGATAAATgtgattatttattaaaattattacttGTTTTTTAACTTGTTCTCTACCCCCCCCCCGGGCAACCTTaacagctataaaaatattttcaacttcAAAATCATTTCCCTGAACCcctgaaaactttaaagtgctgtacaaatattattaataaacttattAGAATCAGTGCTACATAAACATTATTGATAATA is from Gracilinanus agilis isolate LMUSP501 chromosome 2, AgileGrace, whole genome shotgun sequence and encodes:
- the LOC123237761 gene encoding JNK1/MAPK8-associated membrane protein isoform X1, with amino-acid sequence MGESSVLAAVGRGWGFSQAAATVTGFGSSCFPDVIILAGAAFWLVSVHSPKGQMAIDIQPACLGLYCGKTLIYKNGSTEIYGECGVCPRGQRTNTQKYCQPCTESPELYDWLYLGFMALLPLVLHWFFIEWYSGKKSSSALFQHVTALFECSVAAIVTLLVSDPVGVLQIRSCRVLMLSDWYTMLYNPSPDYITTIHCTHEAVYPLYTIVFIYYAFCLVLMMLLRPLLVKKIACGLGKSDRFKSIYAALYFFPILTVIQAVGGGLLYYAFPYIVLVLSLVTLAVYMSASEIESFKDLLLRKKRLIILFSHWLLHAYGIISISRVDKLEQDLPLLALVPAPALFYILTARYTEPSRILSEGANGH
- the LOC123237761 gene encoding JNK1/MAPK8-associated membrane protein isoform X2 codes for the protein MAIDIQPACLGLYCGKTLIYKNGSTEIYGECGVCPRGQRTNTQKYCQPCTESPELYDWLYLGFMALLPLVLHWFFIEWYSGKKSSSALFQHVTALFECSVAAIVTLLVSDPVGVLQIRSCRVLMLSDWYTMLYNPSPDYITTIHCTHEAVYPLYTIVFIYYAFCLVLMMLLRPLLVKKIACGLGKSDRFKSIYAALYFFPILTVIQAVGGGLLYYAFPYIVLVLSLVTLAVYMSASEIESFKDLLLRKKRLIILFSHWLLHAYGIISISRVDKLEQDLPLLALVPAPALFYILTARYTEPSRILSEGANGH